In Paenibacillus ihbetae, the following are encoded in one genomic region:
- a CDS encoding M24 family metallopeptidase: protein MHERLNTLLQSMNAQGWDHALITDPKHVYYLTGFASDPHERFLGLLLSTASEPVLIVPALDAAAAEAASSVKHIVTHQDTDNPYVVLQHALRGSAGTVAVEKDQLTVSRFEQLQQHVKASAFKDAGPVLRELRVRKSAEEVSLIKHAVKLVEDVLRQGLKKAGIGVSELELVAELEYLMKKLGADAPSFATMVLSGPNTALPHGVPGSRRIEAGDLLMFDLGVYAGGYASDITRTFAVGDLKPEAVRIYDTVLAANQAAIQAVKPGVTYGSIDRAARTVIEHAGYGPAFVHRLGHGLGMDVHEYPSVHGLNEDVLQAGAVFTIEPGVYVQDVGGVRIEDDVLVTETGVEVLTSFPKELTVIG from the coding sequence ATGCATGAACGTTTAAACACGCTGCTGCAATCCATGAATGCGCAAGGCTGGGATCATGCGCTGATTACGGATCCGAAGCACGTATACTACTTAACCGGATTTGCCAGCGATCCCCATGAGCGTTTTCTCGGCCTGCTCCTCTCCACAGCGAGCGAGCCGGTCCTGATCGTCCCCGCCCTGGATGCGGCCGCTGCCGAAGCGGCATCATCCGTCAAGCACATCGTAACGCATCAGGATACCGATAATCCGTACGTTGTGCTCCAGCACGCTCTTCGCGGTTCTGCCGGCACGGTGGCTGTGGAGAAGGACCAGTTGACCGTCTCCCGCTTCGAGCAGCTTCAGCAGCATGTGAAGGCCTCAGCCTTCAAGGATGCCGGACCCGTTCTTCGCGAGCTGCGGGTACGGAAATCGGCGGAGGAAGTATCGCTGATCAAGCATGCCGTCAAGCTGGTGGAGGATGTGCTGCGGCAAGGATTGAAAAAGGCGGGCATCGGCGTTAGCGAGTTGGAGCTTGTGGCCGAGCTCGAATATTTGATGAAGAAGCTCGGAGCCGATGCGCCTTCGTTCGCGACGATGGTGCTGTCAGGGCCAAACACCGCGCTTCCTCACGGCGTGCCGGGGAGCAGACGGATCGAAGCGGGAGATCTGCTCATGTTTGATCTCGGCGTATACGCCGGCGGCTATGCCTCGGATATTACCCGTACCTTTGCTGTCGGCGACTTGAAGCCGGAAGCCGTTCGCATTTACGATACCGTTCTGGCCGCGAATCAAGCCGCCATTCAGGCGGTGAAGCCCGGAGTTACGTACGGATCGATCGACCGGGCGGCAAGAACCGTCATCGAGCATGCGGGTTACGGCCCCGCCTTCGTTCATCGCCTCGGTCACGGCCTCGGGATGGATGTCCATGAATACCCGTCCGTGCATGGTCTGAATGAGGATGTGCTGCAGGCCGGAGCTGTGTTTACCATCGAACCCGGCGTATATGTACAGGATGTCGGCGGCGTACGCATCGAGGACGATGTGCTTGTCACCGAGACCGGCGTCGAAGTGCTGACATCGTTTCCGAAGGAGCTGACCGTCATCGGTTAG
- a CDS encoding DUF2569 domain-containing protein codes for MDSNQVQENGHMPPLEPGKQKGYLLKPPVEGLGGWLILVQISIYFSLIAITALLITNVLPIYEPEIWDVLTDPSSPYYDAMLVPLILFETVMNIIFVIGLLIALVMMYNKKRAFPKLMIGYIIASLLFGIVDFAVASQIELLAETDDGQSLTQIVRSTIYACIWIPYFIRSERVRNTFVN; via the coding sequence ATGGATTCAAATCAGGTTCAAGAGAACGGGCATATGCCGCCGCTAGAGCCGGGAAAGCAGAAGGGCTATTTGCTGAAGCCCCCGGTTGAAGGACTTGGAGGCTGGCTGATCCTCGTCCAGATCTCCATCTATTTTTCTTTGATTGCGATTACTGCCCTGCTTATTACAAATGTGCTCCCGATTTATGAGCCCGAGATATGGGATGTGCTCACAGATCCGTCATCTCCTTATTATGACGCCATGCTGGTCCCGCTAATTCTGTTCGAGACGGTAATGAATATTATATTTGTGATTGGCCTCCTGATTGCATTGGTGATGATGTACAACAAGAAAAGGGCATTTCCGAAATTGATGATCGGCTATATTATCGCAAGCCTTTTGTTCGGCATTGTAGATTTCGCCGTTGCCAGCCAAATCGAACTGCTGGCCGAGACCGACGACGGCCAATCCTTAACCCAAATTGTCCGCTCCACGATCTATGCCTGCATCTGGATCCCGTATTTTATCCGTTCCGAGCGGGTGCGCAACACTTTTGTAAATTAA
- a CDS encoding GNAT family N-acetyltransferase, with the protein MTAHQYRIEYAVMEDLPAIVDIYNSTIQSRKVTADLEPVTVESRIRWFEEHSEDHRPLWVMRLGSEIVAWMSFQSFYGRPAYNGTAEISIYVNEKFRGIGAGSILIAKALEECPRLRVSNLVGFVFGHNEPSLKLLRKFGFEQWGLLPGVAELDGVKRDLVIVGRAV; encoded by the coding sequence ATGACAGCGCATCAGTATCGAATCGAATACGCCGTAATGGAGGATTTGCCGGCTATTGTCGATATTTACAATTCTACGATTCAAAGCCGAAAGGTAACGGCCGATCTGGAGCCGGTGACGGTCGAGAGCCGTATTCGATGGTTCGAAGAGCACAGCGAGGACCACCGTCCGCTGTGGGTTATGCGTCTTGGGAGCGAAATCGTCGCCTGGATGAGCTTTCAATCCTTTTACGGACGCCCCGCCTATAACGGAACTGCCGAAATCAGCATCTACGTGAATGAGAAGTTTCGAGGGATCGGCGCTGGGAGCATCCTGATCGCCAAGGCGCTGGAGGAATGTCCGCGGCTGCGCGTCAGCAATCTGGTCGGATTCGTATTCGGTCACAATGAGCCCTCGCTTAAGCTGCTGCGGAAGTTCGGATTCGAGCAGTGGGGGCTTCTCCCGGGTGTAGCCGAGCTGGATGGGGTTAAGCGGGATCTTGTCATCGTGGGCCGTGCGGTATAA
- a CDS encoding PLP-dependent aminotransferase family protein produces the protein MKTEGFIIEDDYDGAFRYYGRPIPCLQGLRSDGRVIYMSGFSQVLSPAIGVHYMILPAVLLPAYHHLKFHLFLECTASRLQQLALERFMKEGYVDRHLRKMRMLLRKKHDCLVASIQRYFGERAVISGCGAGFHLMLSILHPLSAHELQTRAEHAGIRVSAADYTRLQETRSLTATELRTFIVGFGGLLEEEIDEGIKRLASCWLSTW, from the coding sequence ATGAAAACCGAAGGGTTCATTATCGAGGATGACTACGACGGAGCATTCCGGTATTACGGCCGGCCCATTCCTTGCCTGCAGGGTCTCCGGTCCGACGGCCGGGTCATCTATATGAGCGGGTTCTCGCAGGTTCTGTCTCCCGCGATCGGGGTCCACTATATGATACTGCCCGCAGTCCTGCTGCCGGCGTACCATCATTTGAAATTCCACCTGTTCCTGGAATGCACCGCCTCCAGATTGCAGCAGCTGGCCCTCGAACGCTTTATGAAAGAAGGGTATGTTGACAGGCATCTCCGCAAAATGAGAATGCTGCTCAGAAAGAAGCATGATTGCCTGGTTGCCTCGATCCAACGGTATTTCGGAGAACGGGCCGTCATTAGCGGGTGCGGCGCAGGATTTCATCTCATGCTGTCCATCCTGCATCCGCTCTCCGCCCACGAGCTCCAGACCCGCGCGGAGCATGCGGGGATCCGCGTAAGCGCTGCAGACTATACGCGGCTTCAGGAAACCCGCAGCTTGACAGCAACGGAGCTCAGAACGTTCATCGTCGGGTTCGGCGGTCTCTTGGAGGAAGAGATCGATGAAGGAATAAAGCGGCTTGCATCCTGCTGGCTGTCAACGTGGTGA
- a CDS encoding PLP-dependent aminotransferase family protein, with protein MKQIQVPIHQTEMTSALAGYSAPLYVQAYQYMKREITAGRWPNQARLPSVRKLADLLGISTTPVEMAYQQLLAEGFIVSRPRSGYFVHTPDELFPIPAAPPSPSGPKLKRHHHFPFDFHMSKNEYRHFPIAAWRKAYSRCLQEENGAEMLFYGDPQGEEGLRREIAAYARSVRGVQCTPEQVIIGSDPYPLLDIVCRLLRPYGDRVGVENPGYPQYPEAFRQNGFQVIPLAVHEDGIRQDDLRGSGVRLVTVSPSHQFPTGVTMPISRRLALLQWAHENRRVHYRG; from the coding sequence ATGAAACAGATTCAGGTTCCGATTCACCAAACGGAGATGACGTCCGCTCTTGCGGGCTACTCCGCTCCGCTGTACGTCCAGGCGTATCAGTACATGAAACGGGAGATCACCGCCGGCCGATGGCCTAATCAAGCCCGTCTGCCTTCCGTGCGCAAGCTGGCTGACCTTCTTGGAATCAGCACGACGCCGGTGGAAATGGCTTATCAACAGCTGCTCGCCGAAGGGTTTATCGTCAGCAGACCCCGGAGCGGGTATTTTGTGCACACGCCGGATGAACTCTTTCCGATCCCGGCGGCACCGCCTTCGCCAAGCGGACCGAAGCTAAAGCGCCATCATCATTTTCCGTTTGATTTTCATATGTCCAAAAATGAGTATCGGCATTTTCCCATCGCAGCCTGGAGGAAAGCCTACAGCCGGTGCCTGCAAGAGGAGAACGGAGCGGAGATGCTGTTTTACGGCGACCCCCAGGGAGAAGAGGGCCTTCGACGTGAAATTGCAGCATACGCAAGAAGCGTGCGCGGGGTTCAATGTACCCCCGAGCAGGTCATTATCGGTTCGGACCCTTATCCTTTGCTGGATATCGTCTGCCGCCTGCTTCGCCCATACGGAGACCGGGTTGGCGTTGAAAATCCGGGCTACCCACAGTATCCCGAAGCGTTCAGGCAAAACGGCTTCCAGGTCATCCCGCTGGCCGTGCATGAGGACGGCATCCGCCAAGATGACCTTCGGGGAAGCGGGGTCAGGCTGGTAACCGTGTCGCCATCGCATCAATTCCCGACCGGCGTCACCATGCCGATCTCGCGGCGGCTGGCTCTGCTGCAATGGGCTCATGAAAACCGAAGGGTTCATTATCGAGGATGA
- a CDS encoding GNAT family N-acetyltransferase: MSIPSALWNPRPVRLLEGERVYLRPVSAEDAEGYYQMLFNPEIRRLTGTRQAFTLEEVRRYIEAKSGDRTTVLLLIALRDDDTVIGDIALQDIDQVNRNANLRIAIDSERHLGKGYGPESIKLLLEYGFGILNLHRIELQVFDYNERAIKAYEKVGFKREGVQRGALYYNHRYHDSIWMSMLEEEFRERYGVE; encoded by the coding sequence ATGAGCATACCATCCGCGTTATGGAACCCTCGGCCGGTACGTTTGCTGGAGGGGGAACGGGTGTATTTGAGACCCGTATCGGCTGAGGATGCCGAAGGATATTATCAAATGCTGTTCAATCCGGAAATCCGGCGGCTGACAGGGACCCGTCAGGCGTTCACGCTTGAGGAGGTCCGCCGGTATATCGAGGCGAAATCCGGGGACCGTACGACCGTGCTGCTTCTGATTGCGCTTCGGGATGACGACACGGTCATCGGCGATATTGCGCTGCAGGACATCGATCAGGTTAACCGGAATGCCAACTTGCGAATTGCGATTGATTCGGAGCGGCACCTCGGCAAGGGCTACGGACCGGAATCGATCAAGCTGCTGCTGGAATATGGCTTCGGCATTCTGAATCTTCACCGGATTGAGCTTCAAGTATTCGATTATAACGAGCGGGCGATCAAGGCCTATGAGAAGGTGGGCTTTAAGCGTGAAGGCGTGCAGCGGGGTGCGCTGTATTATAACCACCGTTACCATGATTCGATCTGGATGAGCATGCTGGAGGAAGAATTTCGAGAGCGGTACGGCGTAGAATGA
- a CDS encoding GNAT family N-acetyltransferase, which yields MGAEIQIRQADGSDLNAVAGLFNQYRIFYGKQNDAAGAARFIGERLTLQDSVIFVAAACREGREALWEAAGFVQLYPSFSSLSMSRLWILNDLYVAKEFRGHGIGRRLLHQAKEHAARSGASGITLSTHPDNLAARRLYESAGYVLDSEFLYYNLSL from the coding sequence ATGGGAGCGGAGATTCAGATCCGTCAGGCTGACGGCAGCGATTTGAACGCTGTAGCGGGTTTGTTTAACCAATACCGCATATTTTACGGCAAGCAGAATGATGCGGCCGGAGCGGCCCGGTTTATCGGGGAACGGCTGACGCTGCAGGATTCCGTCATTTTCGTTGCGGCTGCATGCCGGGAGGGGCGAGAAGCCCTTTGGGAAGCTGCAGGCTTTGTGCAGCTGTATCCGTCTTTCTCTTCCCTTTCGATGTCCCGGTTATGGATATTGAACGATCTCTATGTCGCGAAGGAATTCCGGGGACATGGGATTGGACGAAGGCTGCTTCACCAAGCCAAGGAGCACGCTGCGCGATCAGGGGCTTCAGGCATTACGCTGTCGACCCACCCTGATAACCTGGCTGCCCGCCGACTTTACGAATCGGCGGGGTACGTGCTGGACAGCGAGTTTCTATACTACAACCTCTCGCTGTAG
- a CDS encoding AEC family transporter: MISSFLTTLVGVFLPISLPVIGGALLKRFKGLETKALSALSLYVMSPALIFETLANASITSGEVNVTIIFCLLNVIVLWLLSSLAGRMLGLPQTERSGLALTTIFTNSVNYGLPLVLLAFGQAGLDKASVYVIVQIIIMNTLGVYLAARSHFSAAKAVKSVFTLPSVYAAMLAVLMRVTGFELPQGLDTGISMLSAAYAPLALVILGAQMVGVRDSDAALSVSRIGFWSGMGMRMLVAPLVAWGLLAALSIKGTLFAVILILSAMPAAVNAVILAEEYDAAPKLVSRCILWTTLASFILLPLLIGIL; this comes from the coding sequence GTGATTTCTTCTTTCTTAACTACATTGGTCGGCGTGTTCCTGCCGATCTCTTTGCCCGTTATCGGCGGCGCGCTGCTGAAACGGTTCAAGGGACTTGAGACGAAGGCCCTCTCGGCCCTGTCTCTCTATGTCATGAGTCCTGCGCTCATCTTCGAAACCTTGGCGAATGCCTCCATAACCTCTGGCGAAGTGAATGTCACGATCATTTTCTGTCTTTTGAATGTAATCGTACTGTGGCTTCTCAGCTCGTTAGCCGGAAGAATGCTCGGTCTGCCCCAGACGGAACGGTCCGGGCTTGCCCTGACTACGATTTTTACCAACAGCGTAAATTACGGTCTGCCGCTCGTTCTTCTCGCTTTCGGACAGGCAGGTCTAGATAAAGCCTCCGTCTACGTCATCGTACAGATTATTATCATGAATACGCTAGGCGTCTATTTGGCGGCGAGATCCCATTTCTCGGCAGCCAAGGCCGTAAAATCCGTTTTTACGCTCCCCTCGGTTTATGCTGCGATGCTGGCAGTGCTCATGCGGGTGACCGGATTCGAGCTTCCTCAAGGACTGGATACGGGCATTTCGATGCTGTCAGCCGCTTATGCGCCGCTGGCGCTGGTGATCCTGGGGGCGCAGATGGTCGGCGTGCGCGACAGCGATGCAGCCCTTTCGGTATCAAGGATCGGATTCTGGTCCGGCATGGGCATGCGGATGCTCGTCGCTCCGCTGGTGGCGTGGGGACTGCTGGCTGCTTTGTCGATCAAGGGGACGCTGTTCGCCGTCATCCTCATCCTGTCGGCTATGCCCGCAGCGGTGAATGCCGTCATCCTGGCGGAGGAGTATGATGCCGCGCCAAAGCTCGTATCGCGCTGCATCCTATGGACCACCCTGGCTTCGTTCATCTTGCTGCCGCTATTGATCGGGATTCTGTAG
- a CDS encoding VOC family protein, whose product MSAILHPATRLGAVSLRISDLGQSVRFYTEVVGLRMLRQHGRVAELTAGGRETLLTLEEIEGFEESRARTAGLYHFAILVPDRASLGLALRNLLAHHISVGQGDHLVSEALYINDPDGNGIEIYADRPRETWKRDAQGEYIMTTDPVDIDGLLALSADKEWNGLPEDTVIGHVHFHVSDLRQARAFYCDTLGFELTAHYGGAALFISAGGYHHHIGLNTWAGTGIPNTPPHAAGIESFTIVLPSEEELQAVTGRIREAGLATVQREGAWFVQDPSDIWIRLLAA is encoded by the coding sequence ATGTCGGCTATTTTGCATCCAGCGACGAGACTGGGCGCCGTCTCGCTGCGCATTAGCGATTTGGGGCAATCGGTTCGTTTTTATACGGAAGTGGTAGGTTTGAGAATGCTGCGACAGCACGGCAGAGTTGCCGAGCTTACGGCAGGCGGAAGAGAGACGCTGTTAACGCTTGAGGAAATTGAAGGCTTCGAGGAGTCCAGGGCACGTACAGCCGGATTGTATCATTTCGCCATTCTGGTACCGGACCGGGCGAGTCTGGGGCTTGCGCTGCGGAACTTGCTCGCTCATCATATCTCGGTCGGTCAAGGGGACCATCTGGTAAGCGAAGCCCTCTACATTAACGATCCGGACGGCAACGGCATCGAGATTTACGCCGATCGGCCTCGTGAAACCTGGAAGCGGGATGCTCAAGGGGAATACATTATGACAACCGATCCGGTTGATATCGATGGATTGCTTGCTCTGTCCGCGGATAAGGAATGGAACGGACTTCCCGAGGACACCGTCATCGGACATGTGCATTTCCATGTATCGGATCTTCGCCAAGCCCGTGCGTTCTATTGCGATACGCTTGGGTTTGAACTGACCGCCCATTACGGCGGAGCCGCCCTGTTTATTTCCGCGGGGGGATATCACCATCATATCGGGTTAAACACATGGGCCGGTACCGGCATCCCGAATACGCCGCCGCATGCAGCCGGTATCGAAAGCTTTACCATCGTGCTTCCAAGCGAGGAGGAGCTTCAAGCCGTAACCGGACGAATCCGCGAGGCAGGCCTCGCCACTGTACAACGGGAGGGCGCTTGGTTCGTTCAGGACCCTTCGGATATATGGATCCGGCTGCTGGCCGCATAA
- a CDS encoding ArsR/SmtB family transcription factor, with product MDITGVYKISTHEQLKAIADPLRTKMLMNLVKKEYTGQQLAEMLGITRNNIYFHLRELEKHGVIRIVRKEEKNGIVQKYYRAAASRFIPEEHLLPSLDLVETSRQVFLETLDAARSQVEHAPASSFALDHTHESKRKNIASTYSFYATEESFHAFIEEFKQLMHKHFSMRNTEASEASRSEDEKSYRMSLIAFPDGAEGTDSQEEKQDGG from the coding sequence ATGGATATTACGGGGGTTTACAAAATTTCAACGCATGAGCAGCTTAAAGCGATTGCCGACCCGTTGCGGACGAAAATGCTGATGAATCTTGTGAAGAAGGAATATACCGGCCAGCAGCTGGCGGAAATGCTGGGGATTACACGGAATAATATATATTTTCATCTTAGGGAGCTGGAGAAGCACGGCGTTATCCGGATTGTCCGGAAAGAGGAGAAGAACGGCATCGTTCAGAAATATTACCGGGCTGCAGCAAGCCGGTTTATTCCCGAGGAGCATCTGCTGCCCAGCCTGGATTTGGTCGAAACCTCAAGGCAGGTATTCCTGGAGACGCTCGATGCTGCGCGATCCCAAGTCGAGCATGCGCCAGCATCCTCCTTTGCCCTGGATCACACCCATGAGAGCAAACGAAAGAACATTGCCTCGACCTACAGCTTCTATGCCACGGAGGAGAGCTTCCACGCGTTTATTGAAGAATTTAAGCAGCTGATGCACAAGCATTTCTCCATGCGGAATACGGAAGCAAGCGAGGCTTCGCGATCGGAAGATGAGAAAAGCTACCGCATGTCCTTGATCGCGTTTCCTGATGGAGCCGAGGGGACGGACAGTCAAGAAGAGAAGCAGGATGGAGGATAG